One Corynebacterium uterequi DNA segment encodes these proteins:
- a CDS encoding amino acid permease, with the protein MSHPTSAAPDQRVSAGDASSTAESRQLKRSLSTRHLTMIAVGGSIGTGLFVASGATISQAGPGGALLAYSLIGLMVWLVMQSLGELAAYLPLAGSFQEYGTRFVSPSFGFAIGWNYWFNWAITLAAELVAAALVMKFWFPDVPSIVWSALFLAVIFGLNALSARAYGEGEFWFASIKVVTVLVFVVLGVAMIAGILGGTSPGFENWIAGEAPFVDGSIGVLAVFIAAGYSFQGTELVGVAAGEAQDPGRTLPKAIRTIFWRILLFYIGAIAVIGFLIPYTDPNLLNSAEDNISVSPFTLVFERAGIAVAASVMNAVILTSVLSAGNSGLYASARMLYSMARNGLAPLYFTKLNSKRVPMRALVATTAIGAVGFITSLVGDGAAYTFLLTLSALAGFLTWMGISLCHLRFRRALDAQGVALESLPYRAPFGPWGSILALVMCFAVVLGQAYAPIVSGGNLWAILTPYLGIPVFVALWVGHRLVTKIPGHTPATADISRDDAAYES; encoded by the coding sequence ATGTCCCACCCGACTAGCGCCGCGCCCGACCAACGAGTCTCCGCCGGCGATGCTTCTTCTACAGCCGAAAGCCGTCAACTTAAGCGCTCCTTAAGCACCCGCCACCTGACGATGATTGCCGTCGGCGGGTCCATCGGCACCGGCCTGTTCGTCGCCTCCGGCGCGACGATTTCCCAGGCCGGGCCCGGCGGCGCACTGCTGGCCTACTCCCTGATCGGTCTCATGGTGTGGCTGGTGATGCAGTCCCTCGGCGAATTGGCCGCCTACCTTCCGCTGGCCGGCTCCTTCCAGGAGTACGGCACTCGGTTCGTCTCCCCGTCCTTCGGTTTCGCCATCGGCTGGAACTACTGGTTTAACTGGGCGATCACGTTGGCCGCGGAGCTCGTCGCCGCTGCACTCGTGATGAAGTTCTGGTTCCCGGACGTACCGTCGATCGTGTGGTCGGCGCTCTTCCTTGCCGTTATCTTCGGACTCAACGCGCTCTCCGCACGCGCGTACGGCGAGGGCGAGTTCTGGTTCGCTTCCATCAAGGTGGTGACCGTGCTCGTATTCGTGGTGCTGGGTGTGGCGATGATCGCCGGCATCCTCGGCGGCACCTCCCCCGGATTTGAGAATTGGATCGCCGGCGAGGCGCCCTTCGTCGACGGCTCCATCGGCGTCCTGGCCGTCTTTATCGCGGCCGGCTACTCCTTCCAGGGCACGGAGCTGGTGGGCGTGGCCGCCGGCGAGGCCCAGGATCCCGGCCGCACCCTGCCTAAGGCGATCCGCACCATCTTCTGGCGCATCCTGCTGTTCTACATCGGCGCCATCGCGGTCATCGGTTTCCTCATCCCGTACACCGATCCGAACCTGCTCAACTCCGCTGAGGACAACATCTCCGTCTCCCCGTTCACGCTCGTGTTCGAGCGTGCCGGCATCGCCGTGGCTGCCTCGGTCATGAACGCGGTGATCCTCACCTCGGTGCTCTCCGCCGGCAACTCCGGGCTGTACGCCTCGGCGCGGATGCTCTACTCCATGGCGCGAAACGGCCTGGCCCCGCTGTATTTCACCAAGCTCAACAGCAAGCGGGTGCCGATGCGTGCGCTCGTGGCCACGACGGCAATCGGCGCGGTCGGTTTCATCACCTCCCTCGTTGGCGACGGCGCGGCGTACACCTTCCTGCTCACTTTGAGCGCGCTGGCGGGCTTCCTTACCTGGATGGGTATCTCCTTGTGCCACCTGCGCTTCCGTCGCGCGCTCGACGCGCAGGGCGTGGCCTTGGAGTCGCTTCCCTACCGTGCGCCTTTCGGCCCGTGGGGTTCTATCTTGGCACTGGTCATGTGCTTCGCGGTGGTGCTGGGCCAGGCTTACGCCCCCATCGTCAGTGGCGGTAATCTGTGGGCGATTCTCACCCCTTACCTGGGCATTCCGGTGTTTGTTGCGCTGTGGGTGGGTCACCGCCTCGTCACCAAGATTCCGGGGCACACCCCGGCCACGGCGGACATTTCGCGCGACGACGCCGCCTACGAGAGCTGA
- a CDS encoding ABC transporter permease — MFFTILAKEVLGVKENVAFNAATILSPLLFLFAFAFMVSGDVTLPVDTRPAAESSAFLQSAEQFRNPAGQPYLDLRPAQSATPDSGSPDRYLVDTEPTVTDDGVTGHITHVVNDVNANMTKNYANRLDGAVVHYLTTHGAPMTVSVVDAPRYPHDIPWGESFAVSTLVFAAMLAGLLFGQFSMTSEWENATTTILALTPRPRVVAAGKIAGAVTKSLLAGAVLIGVIAAMYARIIPHPVHLFAGLALIYLAFSGVGMTLGIFVRSTMTAFLISLVGSLSLWVGGGGFGDLSYFGAAARLIGALNPATYGIEVVRYGYFGAELGPYPLLWLVVGAGVTTTASIIVFARFCHSEKVAS, encoded by the coding sequence ATGTTCTTTACAATCCTCGCCAAAGAAGTGCTCGGCGTCAAAGAAAACGTGGCCTTCAACGCCGCCACGATACTTTCTCCGCTGTTGTTCCTTTTCGCCTTCGCCTTCATGGTCTCCGGCGACGTCACCCTGCCAGTGGACACCCGCCCCGCCGCAGAGTCCTCGGCCTTTCTCCAGTCGGCGGAGCAGTTCCGTAACCCTGCCGGCCAGCCTTATCTTGACCTCCGTCCCGCGCAAAGCGCTACGCCGGATTCCGGAAGCCCCGACCGCTACCTGGTTGATACGGAGCCGACAGTCACCGACGACGGGGTGACCGGTCACATCACCCACGTCGTCAACGACGTCAACGCAAACATGACGAAGAACTACGCCAACCGGCTCGACGGAGCCGTCGTCCACTACCTCACCACCCACGGCGCTCCGATGACAGTCTCGGTCGTCGACGCTCCTCGTTACCCCCACGACATCCCCTGGGGCGAGAGCTTCGCCGTGAGCACCCTCGTGTTCGCCGCCATGCTGGCGGGGCTGCTCTTCGGGCAGTTCTCCATGACCAGCGAGTGGGAGAACGCCACCACCACTATCTTGGCGCTCACACCACGCCCGAGAGTCGTCGCCGCCGGAAAGATCGCGGGCGCGGTCACGAAGTCCCTTCTTGCCGGGGCCGTACTCATCGGTGTCATCGCCGCCATGTACGCCCGAATCATCCCGCACCCGGTTCACCTCTTCGCCGGCCTCGCCTTGATCTACCTCGCTTTCTCCGGCGTCGGGATGACACTGGGGATCTTCGTGCGCTCCACCATGACCGCATTCCTGATTTCGCTGGTCGGGTCGCTGAGCCTATGGGTCGGTGGTGGAGGTTTCGGCGACCTGTCATACTTCGGCGCCGCGGCCCGGCTCATCGGCGCGCTCAATCCAGCTACCTACGGCATCGAGGTGGTGCGCTACGGCTACTTCGGAGCCGAGCTCGGACCATATCCGCTGCTCTGGCTAGTGGTGGGTGCCGGCGTCACTACCACTGCGAGCATCATCGTCTTCGCCCGCTTTTGTCACAGTGAAAAGGTCGCGTCATGA
- a CDS encoding amidohydrolase family protein, with amino-acid sequence MTFTRRSFLAMSAVAAPLAAAGCSNTNKEGDSMQTLANATSSSSAVPTADDVDPTPIVDTHAHVYPGAYLDRLIELGADAAAVEIARMPNSDNTAKDLGERLRMMDEAGVDIQVLSATPQSPLLPTPEAGAEASRMVNDLYREIVDAHPGRFACYGAIPFNHPDKAIEEIGYCLDELGFVGIAINAMLNDPQAVITQDVYRPIFEELNRRKAVLYIHPTGHAAHCPPMQNTELTWVNGAPVEDGIVTLQLLKANYPNIFPDIRFHIAHLGGDVPFLARRIQDNYEDWGSFESDPSKTLRQMWFDAANFSTGSLRLASEVYDTDKLLTGSDFPYFQEEKYTRAVSYIRETGLSPEITAAILSANAVALYDGRLTQSEA; translated from the coding sequence ATGACGTTTACTCGACGTTCGTTCCTAGCGATGTCCGCCGTCGCCGCGCCCCTCGCAGCCGCCGGATGCTCCAACACCAATAAGGAAGGTGATTCGATGCAGACTCTGGCCAACGCCACCAGCTCGTCGAGCGCGGTCCCGACAGCCGACGACGTCGATCCCACCCCCATCGTCGATACCCACGCCCACGTCTATCCCGGCGCCTACCTCGACCGGCTCATCGAGCTGGGCGCCGACGCCGCCGCCGTGGAGATCGCGCGCATGCCCAACTCGGACAACACCGCGAAGGACCTGGGGGAGCGCCTGCGCATGATGGACGAGGCCGGCGTGGACATCCAGGTCCTCTCCGCCACTCCGCAGTCCCCGTTGCTGCCCACCCCGGAGGCCGGCGCGGAGGCTTCCCGCATGGTCAATGACCTCTACCGGGAGATCGTCGACGCCCACCCTGGTCGCTTCGCCTGCTACGGCGCCATTCCTTTTAACCACCCGGACAAGGCCATCGAGGAAATTGGCTATTGCCTCGACGAGCTAGGGTTTGTGGGCATCGCCATCAACGCCATGCTCAACGACCCGCAGGCCGTCATCACCCAGGACGTCTACCGGCCCATCTTCGAGGAGCTCAACCGCCGCAAGGCCGTCCTTTACATCCACCCCACCGGCCACGCCGCGCACTGCCCGCCGATGCAAAACACCGAGCTGACCTGGGTCAACGGCGCGCCGGTGGAGGACGGTATCGTCACCCTGCAGCTGCTCAAGGCCAACTACCCGAACATCTTCCCGGACATCCGCTTCCACATCGCCCATCTCGGCGGTGACGTGCCCTTCTTGGCGCGACGCATCCAGGACAACTATGAGGACTGGGGTTCCTTCGAGTCTGATCCCTCGAAGACGCTGCGGCAGATGTGGTTCGACGCCGCCAACTTCTCTACCGGCTCGCTGCGGCTGGCCTCCGAGGTGTATGACACGGACAAGCTGCTCACCGGCTCGGACTTCCCGTACTTCCAGGAGGAGAAGTACACCCGCGCCGTCAGCTACATCCGGGAGACCGGGCTGAGCCCCGAGATCACCGCCGCCATTCTCTCTGCCAACGCGGTCGCGCTCTACGACGGTCGCCTGACGCAGAGCGAGGCCTAG
- a CDS encoding copper homeostasis protein CutC: protein MPLLEVIALSAADARAARDGGADRVEVVGTMDSDGLSPSPHMVAAAVATGIPVRAMLRLRAGFATDAAEITRLKSLQRAYLDAGAQGVVLGFLDASGRLDIPVLSDVLAGAGAYTLHRAIDHAVDYRQAFEQLTDLPSGLTHVLTAGSPAGVTQGMDALRSVLGSVPGAAELMMVGGGLRPEHLAPLTAAGVQAFHLGSPARDNASFTQPVNPALVARWRELLDAS, encoded by the coding sequence ATGCCCCTGCTCGAAGTCATTGCCCTGTCCGCCGCCGACGCCCGCGCCGCCCGCGACGGCGGAGCCGACCGCGTCGAAGTGGTCGGCACCATGGACTCAGACGGCCTGTCGCCCTCCCCGCACATGGTGGCCGCCGCTGTTGCCACTGGCATTCCGGTGCGTGCCATGCTGCGCTTGCGCGCCGGCTTCGCCACCGACGCCGCCGAGATCACCCGCCTCAAGTCCCTCCAGCGCGCTTACCTCGACGCCGGCGCACAGGGCGTCGTCCTAGGCTTCCTCGACGCCTCCGGGCGCCTCGATATTCCCGTCCTCTCCGACGTACTGGCCGGCGCCGGCGCGTACACGTTGCACCGCGCTATCGACCACGCCGTCGATTACCGCCAGGCCTTCGAGCAGCTCACCGATCTGCCGAGCGGGTTGACCCACGTCCTCACCGCCGGATCCCCGGCCGGAGTCACCCAGGGAATGGACGCCCTGCGTTCGGTCTTAGGCTCCGTACCCGGGGCGGCTGAGCTCATGATGGTCGGCGGCGGGCTACGCCCCGAGCACCTCGCACCACTGACCGCGGCGGGGGTGCAGGCCTTTCACCTCGGCTCGCCAGCCCGCGACAACGCTAGCTTTACCCAGCCGGTGAACCCGGCGCTCGTCGCCCGTTGGCGCGAGCTGCTCGACGCTAGCTGA
- a CDS encoding ABC transporter ATP-binding protein, which yields MTNDEHTDAITMTKVTKVLGGKPRTDDVTFTCPPGQVYGLLGPNGAGKSTLMKLIMGLYRPTTGTVRVFGLNPVADAQRVRRLIGVVPQDTALYPELNAIENLRFHAALYMKGRADARIRDVLDLVELSDRATEPVKNYSGGMKRRLAIGRALLPNPDLLLLDEPTLGVDVQATHRIWDYIARFKQEGRTVIVATNIMAEADALCDKILLLDRGALVRFDTPANLKAELGSSTIRITPAPGAVLDEVAVRRALGDVELVHGQLRVAAAGGDADLTAVLTRLAGVVDIAGVEVHHPTLADVFLTLTGRTLRD from the coding sequence ATGACCAACGACGAACACACGGACGCAATCACGATGACAAAGGTGACCAAGGTACTGGGAGGAAAGCCCCGCACCGACGATGTCACCTTCACCTGCCCACCAGGTCAGGTCTACGGGCTCCTCGGCCCCAATGGGGCCGGCAAATCCACCCTCATGAAGCTCATCATGGGGCTCTACCGGCCGACGACGGGCACGGTGCGCGTCTTCGGCCTCAACCCGGTCGCCGACGCGCAACGGGTGCGACGGCTCATCGGCGTGGTGCCCCAGGACACCGCGCTCTACCCGGAGCTCAATGCCATCGAGAACCTGCGCTTTCACGCTGCGCTGTACATGAAAGGCCGGGCCGACGCCCGGATCCGGGACGTGCTCGACCTCGTCGAGCTCAGCGACCGTGCCACAGAGCCTGTCAAGAACTACTCCGGGGGAATGAAACGCCGCCTCGCCATCGGCCGGGCGCTGCTGCCCAACCCCGACCTGCTCCTCCTCGACGAACCCACCCTCGGGGTGGACGTCCAGGCCACGCACCGGATCTGGGACTACATAGCCCGCTTTAAACAGGAGGGGCGCACCGTCATCGTGGCCACCAACATCATGGCCGAGGCGGATGCCCTCTGCGACAAGATCCTCCTGCTCGATCGCGGTGCATTAGTCCGTTTCGACACGCCAGCCAACCTCAAGGCCGAGCTCGGATCCAGCACTATTCGCATCACCCCGGCCCCCGGCGCCGTGCTCGACGAGGTCGCAGTGCGACGCGCGCTCGGCGACGTCGAGCTTGTCCACGGCCAGCTCCGCGTCGCCGCCGCGGGCGGTGACGCCGACCTCACCGCGGTGCTGACGCGCCTGGCCGGCGTCGTCGACATCGCCGGGGTAGAGGTACATCACCCCACCCTGGCGGACGTGTTCTTGACCCTGACAGGGCGAACCCTCCGCGACTAG
- a CDS encoding TetR/AcrR family transcriptional regulator: protein MGRPRKNAGTPGAQARMVKAFWNQLAAGPYARISATSIVREVGCNRATFYYYFDSIDDLAAVALAESVPRQIMDTVGQLVSGQATSMELDDATRQAISRLCLIAGTAGSALLIEECEQALQRAWVHRFDLDMARPEIEAVVQFMASGVLGVMGRWAGAPLGEDFDAYLRTITEVFSVPALTFVAGRRSLGGDNPPTRATPSRRHP from the coding sequence ATGGGTAGACCGCGGAAGAACGCCGGCACGCCCGGCGCGCAGGCGCGGATGGTGAAGGCCTTCTGGAACCAGCTAGCCGCCGGCCCCTATGCCAGGATCAGCGCCACGTCCATCGTCAGGGAGGTGGGCTGCAACCGGGCCACCTTTTACTACTACTTCGATTCGATCGATGATCTGGCGGCCGTCGCGCTGGCGGAGTCAGTTCCCAGGCAGATCATGGACACGGTGGGCCAGTTGGTGAGCGGACAGGCCACATCCATGGAGCTCGACGACGCTACGCGCCAAGCGATTTCCCGGTTGTGCCTCATCGCCGGCACTGCCGGTTCCGCGCTGCTCATCGAGGAGTGCGAGCAGGCGCTGCAACGTGCGTGGGTGCACCGCTTCGACCTCGATATGGCCCGCCCGGAGATTGAGGCGGTGGTGCAGTTCATGGCCTCGGGGGTACTTGGTGTCATGGGCCGGTGGGCGGGTGCGCCTCTCGGCGAGGACTTCGACGCCTACCTGCGCACCATTACCGAGGTGTTTTCCGTCCCGGCGCTCACCTTTGTGGCCGGGCGTCGTAGCCTGGGAGGCGATAACCCGCCCACCCGTGCGACACCTTCAAGGAGACACCCATGA
- a CDS encoding ACT domain-containing protein, with the protein MFAIITVTGEDHTGIIASVTTDLAANNANIVDVSQTIMGKWFTMILRVELADTTVQDLQASLDEVAEREALVIRVQSEALFEAVSEI; encoded by the coding sequence ATGTTCGCCATCATCACGGTTACCGGTGAGGACCACACCGGCATCATCGCGTCGGTCACCACCGACCTCGCCGCCAACAACGCCAACATCGTCGACGTCTCCCAGACCATCATGGGAAAGTGGTTCACGATGATCCTGCGCGTGGAGCTCGCTGACACCACAGTGCAGGACCTCCAGGCGAGCCTCGACGAGGTCGCCGAGCGCGAGGCCTTGGTTATCCGCGTGCAGTCCGAGGCCCTCTTCGAAGCCGTAAGCGAGATCTAA
- a CDS encoding DsbA family protein: MSPTGDKIQFLYAFDALCGWCYGFGPALMSFTTANAERIDVDVRSGGLFTGSRVMPVRDFTHAAESNVAIAKATGAVFGEGYEAMIAEGSTVMDSTYPAKGLIALRRQIEARAEGSTSVALVQAAEAIHKAWYLDGKDLSNEQVYRAIAKDLGLDADAVAADFASSDTTRGAQQEFVELSRLGVTRFPTLIMATERGPRVFGSPTATGEQLTEILDAYLDGRIS; encoded by the coding sequence ATGAGCCCCACCGGGGATAAGATTCAGTTCCTTTACGCCTTCGACGCTCTCTGTGGCTGGTGCTATGGCTTCGGCCCCGCTCTGATGTCCTTTACCACCGCCAACGCCGAGCGCATCGACGTCGATGTTCGCTCCGGCGGGCTGTTCACCGGTTCCCGCGTGATGCCGGTGCGGGACTTCACTCACGCGGCCGAATCCAATGTCGCGATCGCCAAGGCGACGGGCGCCGTCTTTGGCGAGGGCTACGAGGCCATGATCGCGGAGGGCTCCACCGTCATGGATTCCACCTACCCGGCTAAGGGGCTCATTGCGCTGCGCCGGCAGATCGAGGCGCGGGCGGAGGGGTCAACGTCCGTGGCCCTCGTGCAGGCTGCCGAGGCCATCCACAAGGCGTGGTACCTCGACGGCAAGGACTTAAGCAACGAGCAGGTCTACCGCGCCATTGCCAAGGACCTAGGCCTGGATGCCGACGCCGTCGCCGCGGACTTCGCTTCCTCGGACACGACCCGGGGCGCGCAGCAGGAGTTCGTCGAGCTCAGCCGGTTGGGCGTGACACGCTTCCCCACCCTCATCATGGCCACTGAGCGGGGTCCTCGCGTCTTCGGCTCCCCGACGGCTACGGGCGAGCAGCTCACCGAGATCCTCGACGCGTACCTCGACGGGCGGATCAGCTAG
- a CDS encoding PLDc N-terminal domain-containing protein → MKPTQVRSEFNDLPTAARAVIVGAGAAELAFKALAIKDLARRPVARVRGPKWAWMAAQLVNGFGPAAYFLLGRSSSRPRR, encoded by the coding sequence ATGAAACCCACACAGGTGCGCAGTGAGTTCAACGATCTTCCCACCGCCGCCCGCGCCGTCATCGTCGGCGCCGGGGCCGCCGAGTTGGCCTTCAAGGCCCTCGCGATCAAGGACCTCGCCCGCCGGCCAGTCGCCCGTGTGCGCGGCCCCAAGTGGGCGTGGATGGCGGCCCAGCTCGTCAACGGGTTCGGCCCCGCCGCCTACTTCCTGCTCGGACGCTCCAGCTCTCGCCCGCGTCGCTGA
- a CDS encoding metal-dependent transcriptional regulator, producing the protein MAPDLDSLPVSTQNYLKAVWVLREWDDAPVTKTALAARVGVTLSSASDAVRKLSQQGLLDNTHYGAVELTDHGRDLAVAMVRRHRLIETYLVAELGYTWDEVHAEAEKLEHAASNALVDAMARKLNYPMRDPHGDPIPTRDGRIETLDAIAVSALPRETLDAGCEARVERISDADPELLRYLAQHGVITGARIRLARGPAFTDTVSAKAYTVAHADTGNNALTLGPSAAAAIWVSLMSTPA; encoded by the coding sequence ATGGCACCAGACCTCGACAGCCTGCCGGTGAGCACCCAGAACTACCTCAAAGCCGTATGGGTGCTGCGCGAATGGGACGACGCCCCCGTCACCAAAACCGCGCTCGCCGCCCGCGTGGGCGTCACACTCTCCTCCGCCTCCGACGCGGTGCGCAAGCTCAGCCAGCAAGGACTGCTCGACAACACCCACTACGGCGCCGTCGAACTCACCGACCACGGCCGCGACCTTGCCGTCGCCATGGTGCGACGCCACCGGCTCATCGAGACCTACCTCGTCGCCGAGCTCGGCTACACCTGGGACGAAGTCCACGCCGAGGCCGAAAAGCTCGAACACGCGGCGTCGAACGCCCTCGTCGACGCCATGGCCCGCAAGCTCAACTACCCGATGCGCGACCCCCACGGCGACCCCATCCCCACCCGCGACGGACGCATCGAAACCCTCGACGCCATAGCGGTAAGCGCCTTACCCCGAGAAACCCTCGACGCCGGCTGCGAAGCGCGCGTTGAGAGGATCTCCGACGCGGATCCCGAGCTGCTGCGTTACCTGGCACAGCACGGCGTCATCACCGGCGCCCGGATCCGGCTCGCCCGAGGCCCGGCGTTCACAGACACGGTGTCGGCCAAGGCCTACACCGTGGCACACGCCGATACCGGAAATAACGCCCTCACTCTCGGGCCCAGTGCCGCCGCCGCGATCTGGGTCTCGCTCATGTCTACGCCGGCTTGA
- a CDS encoding PFL family protein: MSVSIRTRVILDTIEMIEKYRLDIRTVTMGISLLQCARSTMSATAEAVYDRVTSQAARLVEVAEGIEAELGIPIVNKRISVTPISLITAGCEGSPVEVAKALDAAAREVGVNFIGGYSALVDKGATTSEKALIRSIPEALATTDIVCGSVNVASSRAGINMNAVGQMGRIVKQAAEATKDDSAIACAKFVVFCNAVGDNPFMAGAFHGVSEPDCVISVGVSGPGVVDRALGSLEGASLDQVAEEVKKAAFKITRCGQLVGTMAAERLGVPFGIVDLSLAPTAEIGDSVAGILEHMGLDQVGTHGTTAALALLNDAVKKGGMMASTRVGGLSGSFIPVSEDKGMIDAVRAGSISIDKLEAMTSICSVGLDMIAIPGDTPAEIIAGIIADEAAIGMMNHKTTAVRVIPAPGTKAGDEVNFGGLLGYAPVIPVNEVGNAKFIDRGGFIPAPVHGFRN, encoded by the coding sequence ATGTCTGTCAGCATTCGCACCCGGGTCATTCTCGACACCATCGAGATGATCGAAAAGTACCGGCTGGACATCCGCACCGTGACCATGGGCATCTCCCTGCTCCAGTGTGCCCGCTCGACGATGTCCGCTACCGCGGAGGCGGTCTACGACCGTGTCACCTCCCAGGCGGCCCGCCTCGTGGAGGTCGCAGAAGGCATCGAGGCGGAGCTGGGCATCCCCATCGTCAATAAACGCATCTCGGTAACCCCCATCTCGCTCATCACCGCCGGCTGCGAAGGGTCGCCGGTCGAGGTCGCGAAGGCGCTCGACGCCGCCGCTCGCGAGGTGGGCGTGAACTTCATCGGCGGTTACTCGGCCCTCGTCGACAAGGGGGCAACCACGTCCGAGAAGGCCCTCATCCGCTCCATCCCTGAGGCGCTGGCCACCACCGATATTGTGTGCGGATCGGTCAACGTCGCGTCGTCGCGCGCGGGCATCAACATGAATGCGGTGGGCCAGATGGGCCGCATCGTCAAGCAGGCGGCCGAGGCCACGAAGGATGATTCCGCCATCGCGTGCGCGAAGTTTGTCGTGTTCTGCAACGCCGTGGGTGATAACCCCTTCATGGCTGGCGCGTTCCATGGCGTGTCTGAGCCGGACTGCGTCATCTCCGTGGGCGTGTCCGGGCCGGGCGTGGTGGACCGGGCGCTCGGCTCACTGGAGGGCGCCAGCCTCGACCAGGTGGCCGAGGAGGTCAAGAAGGCCGCGTTCAAGATCACCCGCTGCGGGCAGCTGGTGGGCACCATGGCCGCCGAGCGCCTCGGTGTGCCCTTCGGCATCGTGGACTTGTCGCTCGCGCCGACCGCCGAGATCGGCGATTCGGTGGCAGGCATCCTTGAGCACATGGGCCTGGACCAGGTGGGCACTCACGGCACGACGGCAGCGTTGGCGCTGCTCAACGACGCGGTAAAGAAGGGCGGCATGATGGCGTCGACGCGCGTCGGCGGCCTGTCCGGCTCCTTCATCCCTGTTTCTGAGGACAAGGGAATGATCGACGCGGTGCGCGCCGGGAGCATCTCCATCGACAAGCTGGAGGCCATGACCTCTATCTGTTCGGTGGGGCTGGACATGATCGCCATCCCGGGCGACACCCCGGCGGAGATCATTGCCGGGATCATCGCCGACGAGGCCGCGATCGGCATGATGAATCATAAGACCACCGCCGTGCGCGTGATCCCCGCCCCGGGGACGAAGGCCGGCGACGAGGTCAACTTCGGCGGGTTGCTGGGCTATGCCCCGGTCATCCCGGTTAACGAGGTGGGCAACGCGAAGTTCATCGACCGCGGCGGGTTCATCCCGGCACCCGTTCACGGCTTCCGCAACTAG
- a CDS encoding bile acid:sodium symporter family protein, which produces MAVTTDTTTAGTSTSPDESRAAVLTVTVFPLFILAGSILAYLAPEPFLPLGGFITYFLMVIMFSMGLTLTLPDFADVLRRPLMVGLGVVFQYLIMPLAALLVAKVMDLNPAIAVGLYLLGSVPGGTSSNVISYLCRGDVALSVTMTSVSTLLSPVMTPVWMLVLARTETEVDGVGMAWTLAQTVLIPVIGGLMLRYFFDRQVSAISPILPAVSILGIGGVVFPTVAKNGELIVASGVVVVTAVLVHNLLGYVIGYAGAKACRFPEAGCRTVSAEVSTQSAGLASAMGAKFFTPEAALPGAVAAVLHNITGAIFAAVMRAVPLKKD; this is translated from the coding sequence ATGGCTGTCACCACCGACACGACCACCGCCGGCACCTCAACCTCGCCGGATGAAAGCCGCGCCGCCGTCCTCACTGTCACGGTGTTCCCGCTGTTCATCCTCGCCGGATCGATACTTGCCTACCTGGCCCCGGAACCCTTCCTGCCGCTGGGAGGTTTCATCACCTACTTCCTCATGGTCATCATGTTTTCCATGGGGCTGACCCTGACCCTGCCGGACTTTGCCGACGTCCTGCGTCGTCCCCTCATGGTGGGCCTGGGGGTGGTCTTCCAATACCTCATCATGCCGCTGGCTGCCCTGCTCGTAGCTAAGGTGATGGACCTCAACCCGGCCATCGCGGTGGGGCTCTACCTGCTCGGATCCGTTCCCGGCGGCACCAGTTCCAACGTCATCTCCTACCTCTGCCGCGGCGACGTCGCCCTGTCTGTCACCATGACGAGCGTGTCCACCCTGCTCTCCCCCGTCATGACGCCCGTGTGGATGCTCGTGCTCGCCCGCACCGAAACCGAGGTCGACGGCGTGGGTATGGCATGGACACTGGCGCAGACCGTGCTCATCCCCGTCATCGGCGGGCTCATGCTGCGCTACTTCTTTGACCGGCAGGTCAGTGCGATCTCGCCCATCTTGCCGGCGGTGTCCATTCTCGGCATCGGTGGGGTGGTCTTTCCCACCGTCGCGAAGAACGGCGAACTCATCGTCGCGTCCGGCGTGGTGGTGGTCACCGCGGTGCTGGTCCACAATCTCCTCGGGTACGTCATCGGCTATGCCGGCGCCAAGGCCTGCCGGTTCCCCGAGGCAGGGTGCCGCACCGTCTCGGCGGAAGTCTCTACGCAATCTGCCGGCCTGGCGTCCGCGATGGGGGCTAAGTTTTTCACCCCGGAGGCGGCGCTGCCCGGTGCGGTGGCCGCGGTGCTGCACAACATCACCGGCGCCATCTTCGCCGCCGTCATGCGTGCCGTGCCGCTGAAGAAGGACTAG